In Bradysia coprophila strain Holo2 unplaced genomic scaffold, BU_Bcop_v1 contig_339, whole genome shotgun sequence, a genomic segment contains:
- the LOC119079850 gene encoding FK506-binding protein 3, which translates to MYQHEDSDEDDYEGYFLKPVNGYNIADRIKSANKELFEGDSIGEPDDFTESLRKVSFRPEPDFEPSEPELDEDSSCDEEDIEAINQVLDRRDDIVLFEQEVIEIEGNEIETNEQMSNGDAVTGADDEIEEICEDINNVDLAASDESPPINENEEVADEVQSASDATFLQNDDVTSNKSSPVQSRNSKNSKNVKLQGTKSSSAKVKTTESVQHQQHHRHHHHHHNHRPNSSVHAKNSSESQFLKIQLNFKPCCEYKYLENDRLPRYCGYISQYGLSKEQLEMRERRKERLKERQSDKTAKQLQEESVKSEVNEEAFARWLQNKMRNSRSMTRNMYDYRPGKQTKNGKKKVSK; encoded by the exons ATGTATCAGCACGAAGACTCCGACGAGGATGATTACGAAGGATACT TTCTGAAGCCGGTGAATGGTTACAATATCGCTGATCGCATAAAGTCTGCCAATAAAGAGTTATTCGAAGGTGACAGTATCGGTGAGCCGGACGATTTCACAGAATCGTTGCGGAAAGTGTCGTTTCGGCCGGAACCGGATTTTGAGCCATCCGAACCGGAGCTCGACGAGGACAGTTCATGTGATGAAGAGGACATTGAAGCAATAAATCAGGTCCTGGACAGAAGGGACGATATCGTTTTGTTCGAACAGGAAGTGATTGAGATTGAGGGAaacgaaattgaaacaaaCGAACAAATGTCGAATGGAGATGCGGTAACTGGTGCTGATGACGAAATCGAAGAGATTTGTGAGGATATCAACAATGTGGATCTGGCTGCAAGCGATGAGTCTCCACCAATAAACGAAAATGAGGAAGTTGCCGATGAGGTTCAGTCGGCGTCAGATGCAACATTTCTTCAAAACGACGATGTTACATCCAACAAATCATCCCCAGTACAATCAAGAAATTCGAAGAattcgaaaaatgtgaaattgcaAGGAACAAAATCAAGTTCAGCCAAAGTGAAAACGACAGAATCAGTTCAACATCAACAGCACCATCGTCACCATCACCACCATCACAATCATCGACCAAACTCTTCGGTTCATGCAAAAAATTCATCCGAGTCgcagtttttgaaaattcaactcAATTTTAAGCCGTGCTGTGAATACAAATATCTAGAGAATGACAGACTTCCGCGATACTGTGGATACATATCGCAGTATGGACTAAGCAAGGAACAGTTAGAAATGCGAGAACGACGAAAGGAACGGCTTAAGGAGCGACAATCCGATAAGACTGCTAAGCAACTGCAAGAGGAATCAGTGAAATCTGAAGTGAATGAGGAAGCGTTCGCTAGGTGGCTACAGAACAAAATGCGTAACAGTCGAAGCATGACCAGGAACATGTACGATTATAGACCCGGTAAGCAAACGAAGAATgggaagaaaaaagtttccaaataa
- the LOC119079847 gene encoding esterase B1-like, whose translation MTEFDIVEIEFGKVRGIKMVSALRTSYTAFLGVPYAKAPVGELRFKNPTPIEKWENVYDATKEKIGSYGENFYTKSIAGSEDCLHMNVFTKHLKPKKLQPVMVYIHGGAFVTNSNTMDLLSPDYLLMADVVIVTINYRLGALGFLSLQDESLNVPGNAAMKDQVMAMRFVQKNIQSFGGDANNCCLFGHSAGGASVSWHCVSEMSKGLFQKAIIMSGCVLNKFCFTPKGDWAFRLAKKLGYEGDNDDKGILEFLRQADPVKIVEVQETLLLPEEKGKISNCFAPHAEPYVNNETFNTELPIDLVRKAWSNEIDILLGVTSDEGLMVLEYLNKSPMMLKMVKLENMVPSELSIPDNDPIRVLLAEKLKQTYYPLGTDPTEDFMAYGQMRGEQTLTHGMQRIIQSRQHSGKGGKTFYYRFAVDSPTQNHYRNAHIGLGVKGVCHADELSYLFKQIYVDVPGSNSMEFTAITRFVSMFTSFAATGNPNDNILNATMNKVQWHPVDTLDPPFQCLNIEADDVKFEMFPHSERLNVWDWVYGETKTPLY comes from the exons ATGACTGAATTCGATATCgtagaaattgaatttggaaAAGTTCGCGGAATTAAAATGGTTTCTGCACTCCGAACGTCATACACTGCATTCCTAGGTGTTCCTTATGCCAAGGCACCAGTTGGTGAATTACGGTTCAAG AATCCGACGCCGATAGAGAAATGGGAAAACGTTTACGATGcaacaaaagagaaaattggTAGCTATGGTGAAAATTTCTATACGAAGAGCATTGCCGGGTCGGAGGACTGTTTGCACATGAACGTTTTtacgaaacatttaaaaccCAAGAAGCTGCAACCAGTCATG GTGTACATTCACGGTGGTGCGTTCGTCACAAATTCAAATACCATGGACTTACTCAGTCCGGATTATCTGCTCATGGCTGATGTGGTAATTGTGACCATCAATTATCGGCTTGGAGCTTTAGGTTTCCTGTCTCTACAAGATGAATCCCTAAACGTACCCGGCAACGCTGCGATGAAAGATCAGGTAATGGCAATGCGATTTGTGCAGAAAAACATACAAAGTTTCGGCGGAGATGCAAACAATTGCTGCCTGTTTGGACATAGTGCCGGCGGTGCTTCGGTCAGTTGGCATTGTGTATCGGAAATGTCGAAAGGGTTGTTTCAGAAGGCCATCATAATGAGCGGATgtgttttgaataaattttgtttcacgCCGAAAGGGGATTGGGCTTTTCGATTAGCGAAAAAACTAGGCTACGAGGGAGACAATGACGACAAAGGAATTTTAGAGTTTCTGCGTCAAGCAGATCCGGTGAAAATTGTGGAAGTTCAGGAAACGCTGTTGTTGCCCGAAGAGAAGGGGAAAATTTCCAACTGTTTTGCGCCTCACGCTGAGCCTTACGTTAACAATGAAACATTCAATACCGAATTGCCGATCGATCTGGTGAGGAAGGCTTGGAGCAATGAAATTGATATTCTACTCGGCGTTACTTCCGACGAAGGTCTTATGGTCTTGGAGTATTTGAACAAATCGCCAATGATGCTGAAAATGGTAAAGCTGGAAAATATGGTTCCGTCAGAGCTTTCAATACCTGACAATGATCCCATACGAGTTCTTTTGGCAGAAAAACTGAAACAAACTTACTATCCGTTGGGAACCGATCCTACTGAAGATTTTATGGCCTACGGTCAG ATGAGAGGCGAACAAACTCTTACCCACGGAATGCAACGGATCATACAGAGTCGTCAACACTCCGGCAAAGgtggaaaaacgttttactaTCGGTTTGCAGTCGATTCACCAACGCAAAATCATTATCGCAATGCGCACATCGGATTGGGTGTGAAGGGTGTGTGCCATGCCGACGAATTGAGCTATTTGTTTAAGCAAATTTACGTTGATGTACCCGGAAGCAACTCAATGGAATTCACCGCAATCACCAGATTT GTTTCAATGTTCACATCGTTTGCTGCTACCGGAAATCCGAACGACAACATTTTGAATGCAACTATGAACAAGGTGCAATGGCATCCAGTTGACACATTGGATCCACCGTTCCAATGTTTGAACATTGAAGCAGACGACGTAAAATTCGAAATGTTCCCGCATTCTGAGAGACTAAATGTGTGGGATTGGGTATATGGTGAGACCAAAACTCCACTTTattga
- the LOC119079848 gene encoding uncharacterized protein LOC119079848, with amino-acid sequence MYQTDATLPIEMTNKTGTHFLDLNVHCLLEIFSSSCLTLMDLGSLADTCKHFKQITQRLFPKEIQITSDKSFIRWHTCQYYHHYRDYCTLYRQQDCEIILKNFGSRLVSLKLDETNEFVVNLVAKYCGDVTLRLLEIDGMKSIENLKVPLGSIFQRLRVLSIILCDPRTYRHLKCDSLTELKIVDTTVPTTFLDGNLFFFRHLRFDLVWSKNDNDTVSCSRIVNLFDLFSDRSKLVEAIGKEVEGLKDTKKCNSSLVVLNQPSLPKLRRLEVVLTFENYNQIIELLQASPLLEKVALLFMAIDPFPIFYALSKRENLRELTFMSFFNCYRFPWKMLPQLRILYLGAPRRVYAIDVLYLKSQMPCLEELLITS; translated from the exons ATGTATCAG ACGGACGCCACGTTGCCAATTGAAATGACGAACAAAACTGGGACGCATTTCCTCGACTTAAATGTTCATTGTCTcctcgaaatattttcaagcaGCTGTCTGACTCTGATGGATCTCGGCTCTCTGGCAGACACCTGTAAACACTTCAAGCAGATAACCCAGCGCTTATTCCCAAAGGAGATCCAAATTACGAGTGACAAATCTTTTATTAGGTGGCACACCTGTCAATACTATCACCATTACCGAGACTATTGCACATTGTATCGTCAGCAGGATtgcgaaattattttaaagaatttcggATCCCGTCTCGTATCACTTAAACTAGACGAGACGAATGAATTCGTTGTGAATTTGGTAGCAAAGTATTGCGGTGACGTCACGTTAAGGCTACTCGAAATTGACGGTATGAAAAGTATAGAAAACCTCAAAGTGCCATTGGGATCGATCTTTCAACGGCTGAGGGTACTTTCTATTATTCTATGTGATCCACGTACATATCGGCATCTTAAATGTGATTCATTGACCGAATTGAAAATCGTGGATACGACTGTTCCGACTACATTTCTCGatggtaatttatttttcttccgACACTTGAGATTCGATTTGGTGTGGTCGAAAAATGACAACGACACTGTCAGTTGCTCTAGAATTGTGAATTTGTTTGATCTGTTTTCCGACCGCAGCAAGCTCGTGGAGGCAATCGGCAAGGAAGTGGAAGGTCTAAAAGACACGAAGAAGTGCAATTCCTCACTCGTAGTGTTAAATCAGCCGAGCCTGCCGAAGTTGAGAAGATTGGAAGTTGTCCTGACCTttgaaaattacaatcagATCATTGAGCTTCTGCAAGCATCACCGTTGTTAGAAAAGGTGGCACTGCTCTTTATGGCCATCGAtccttttccaattttttatgCTCTGTCGAAACGGGAGAACTTACGGGAATTAACTTTTATGAGCTTTTTCAATTGTTATCGTTTTCCATGGAAAATGTTACCTCAATTGAGAATACTCTACCTTGGGGCTCCAAGACGAGTATATGCCATCGATGTCCTCTACCTTAAAAGTCAAATGCCATGTTTGGAAGAATTGTTAATTACTTCTTAG
- the LOC119079824 gene encoding esterase B1-like: MSKIGSYGENFYTKSIVGSEDCLHMNVFTKHLKPEKLQPVMVYIHGGAFVTNSNTMDLLSPDYLLMADVVIVTINYRLGALGFLSLQDESLNVPGNAAMKDQVMAMRFVQKNIQSFGGDANNCCLFGHSAGGASVSWHCVSEMSKGLFQKAIIMSGCVLNKFCFTPKGDWAFRLAKKLGYEGDNDDKGILEFLRQADPVKIVEVQETLLLPEEKGKISNCFAPHAEPYVNNETFNTELPIDLVRKAWSNEIDILLGVTSDEGLMVLEYLNKSPMMLKMVKLENMVPSELSIPDNDPIRVLLAEKLKQTYYPLGTDPTEDFMAYGQMRVEQTLTHGMQRIIQSRQHSGKGGKTFYYRFAVDSPTQNHYRNAHIGLGVKGVCHADELSYLFKQIYVDVPGSNSMEFTAITRFVSMFTSFAATGNPNDNILNATMNKVQWHPVDTLDPPFKCLNIEADDVKFEMFPHSERLNVWDWVFGETKTPLY; the protein is encoded by the exons atgtcaaaaattggtAGCTATGGTGAAAATTTCTATACGAAGAGCATTGTCGGGTCGGAGGACTGTTTGCACATGAACGTTTTTACGAAGCATTTAAAACCCGAGAAGCTGCAACCAGTTATG GTGTACATTCACGGTGGTGCGTTCGTCACAAATTCAAATACCATGGACTTACTCAGTCCGGATTATCTGCTAATGGCTGATGTGGTAATTGTGACCATCAATTATCGGCTCGGAGCATTAGGTTTCCTGTCGCTACAAGACGAATCCCTTAACGTACCCGGAAACGCTGCGATGAAAGATCAGGTAATGGCAATGCGATTTGTGCAGAAAAACATACAAAGTTTCGGCGGAGATGCAAACAATTGCTGCCTGTTTGGACATAGTGCCGGCGGTGCTTCGGTCAGTTGGCATTGTGTATCGGAAATGTCGAAAGGGTTGTTTCAGAAGGCCATCATAATGAGCGGATgtgttttgaataaattttgtttcacgCCGAAAGGGGATTGGGCTTTTCGATTAGCGAAAAAACTCGGCTACGAGGGAGACAATGACGACAAAGGAATTTTAGAGTTTCTGCGTCAAGCAGATCCGGTGAAAATTGTGGAAGTTCAGGAAACGCTGTTGTTGCCCGAAGAGAAAGGGAAAATTTCCAACTGTTTTGCGCCTCACGCTGAGCCTTACGTTAACAATGAAACATTCAATACCGAATTGCCGATCGATCTGGTGAGGAAGGCTTGGAGCAATGAAATTGATATTCTACTCGGCGTTACTTCCGACGAAGGTCTTATGGTCTTGGAGTATTTGAACAAATCGCCAATGATGCTGAAAATGGTAAAACTGGAAAATATGGTTCCGTCAGAGCTTTCAATACCTGACAATGATCCCATACGAGTTCTTTTGGCAGAAAAACTGAAACAAACTTACTATCCGCTGGGAACCGATCCTACTGAAGATTTTATGGCCTACGGTCAG ATGAGAGTCGAACAAACTCTTACCCACGGAATGCAACGGATCATACAGAGTCGTCAACACTCCGGCAAAGgtggaaaaacgttttactaTCGGTTTGCAGTCGATTCACCAACGCAAAATCATTATCGCAATGCGCACATCGGATTGGGAGTGAAGGGTGTGTGCCATGCCGACGAATTGAGCTATTTGTTTAAGCAAATTTACGTTGATGTACCCGGAAGCAACTCAATGGAATTCACCGCAATCACCAGATTT GTTTCAATGTTCACATCGTTTGCTGCTACCGGAAATCCGAACGACAACATTTTGAATGCAACTATGAACAAGGTGCAATGGCATCCAGTTGACACATTGGATCCACCGTTCAAATGTTTGAACATTGAAGCAGACGACGTAAAATTCGAAATGTTCCCGCATTCTGAGAGACTAAATGTGTGGGATTGGGTGTTTGGTGAGACCAAAACTCCACTTTattga
- the LOC119079849 gene encoding uncharacterized protein LOC119079849 codes for MYQTDATLPIEMTNKTGTHFLDLNVHCLLEIFSSSCLTLIDLGSLADTCKHFKEITQRLFPKEIQITSDKSFIRWHTCQYYHHYRDYCTLYRQQDCEIILKNFGSRLVSLKLDETNEFVVNLVAKYCGDVTLRLLEIDGMKSIENLKVPLGSIFQRLRVLSIILCDPGTYRHLKCDSLTELKIVDTTVPTTFLDGNLFFFRHLRFDLVWSKNDNDTVSCSRIVNLFDLFSDRSKLVEAIGKEVEGLKDTKKCNSSLVVLNQPSLPKLRRLEVVLTFENYNQIIELLQASPLLEKVALLFMAIDPFPIFYALSKRENLRELTFMSFFNCYRFPWKMLPQLRILYLGAPRRVYAIDVLYLKSQMPCLEELLITS; via the exons ATGTATCAG ACGGACGCCACGTTGCCAATTGAAATGACGAACAAAACTGGGACGCATTTCCTCGACTTAAATGTTCATTGTCTCCTCGAAATATTTTCGAGCAGCTGTCTGACTCTGATCGATCTCGGCTCTCTGGCAGACACCTGTAAACACTTCAAGGAGATAACCCAGCGCTTATTCCCAAAGGAGATCCAAATTACGAGTGACAAATCTTTTATTAGGTGGCACACCTGTCAATACTATCACCATTACCGAGACTATTGCACATTGTATCGTCAGCAGGATtgcgaaattattttaaagaatttcggATCCCGTCTCGTATCACTTAAACTAGACGAGACGAATGAATTCGTTGTGAATTTGGTAGCAAAGTATTGCGGTGACGTCACGTTAAGGCTACTCGAAATTGACGGTATGAAAAGTATAGAAAACCTCAAAGTGCCATTGGGATCGATCTTTCAACGGCTGAGGGTACTTTCTATTATTCTATGTGATCCAGGTACATATCGGCATCTTAAATGTGATTCATTGACCGAATTGAAAATCGTGGATACGACTGTTCCGACTACATTTCTCGatggtaatttatttttcttccgACACTTGAGATTCGATTTGGTGTGGTCGAAAAATGACAACGACACTGTCAGTTGCTCTAGAATTGTGAATTTGTTTGATCTGTTTTCCGACCGCAGCAAGCTCGTGGAGGCAATCGGCAAGGAAGTGGAAGGTCTAAAAGACACGAAGAAGTGCAATTCCTCACTCGTAGTGTTAAATCAGCCGAGCCTGCCGAAGTTGAGAAGATTGGAAGTTGTCCTGACCTttgaaaattacaatcagATCATTGAACTTCTGCAAGCATCACCGTTGTTAGAAAAGGTGGCACTGCTCTTTATGGCCATCGAtccttttccaattttttatgCTCTGTCGAAACGGGAGAACTTACGGGAATTAACTTTTATGAGCTTTTTCAATTGTTATCGTTTTCCATGGAAAATGTTACCTCAATTGAGAATACTCTACCTTGGGGCTCCAAGACGAGTATATGCCATCGATGTCCTCTACCTTAAAAGTCAAATGCCATGTTTGGAAGAATTGTTAATTACTTCTTAG
- the LOC119079825 gene encoding esterase B1-like, whose protein sequence is MDLLSPDYLLMADVVIVTINYRLGALGFLSLQDESLNVPGNAAMKDQVMAMRFVQKNIKSFGGDANNCCLFGHSAGGASVSWHCVSEMSKGLFQKAIIMSGCVLNKFCFTPKGDWAFRLAKKLGYEGDNEDKGILEFLRQADPVKIAEVQETLLLPEEKGKISNCFAPHAEPYVNNETFNTELPIDLVRKAWSNEIDILLGVTSDEGLMVLEYLNKSPMMLKMVKLENMVPSELSIPDNEPIRVLLAEKLKQTYYPLGTDPTEDFMAYGQMRGEQTLTHGMQRIIQSRQHSGKGGKTFYYRFVVDSPTQNHYRNAHIGLGVKGVCHADELSYLFKQIYVDVPGSNSMEFTAITRFVSMFTSFAATGNPNDNILNATMNKVQWHPVDTLDPPFKCLNIEADDVKFEMFPHSERLNVWDWVFGETKTPLY, encoded by the exons ATGGACTTACTCAGTCCGGATTATCTGCTAATGGCTGATGTGGTAATTGTGACCATCAATTATCGGCTCGGAGCATTAGGTTTCCTGTCGCTACAAGACGAATCCCTTAACGTACCCGGCAACGCTGCGATGAAAGATCAGGTAATGGCAATGCGATTTGTGCAGAAAAACATCAAAAGTTTCGGCGGAGATGCAAACAATTGCTGCCTGTTTGGACATAGTGCCGGCGGTGCTTCGGTCAGTTGGCATTGTGTATCGGAAATGTCGAAAGGATTGTTTCAGAAGGCCATCATAATGAGCGGATgtgttttgaataaattttgtttcacgCCGAAAGGGGATTGGGCTTTTCGATTAGCGAAAAAACTCGGCTACGAGGGAGACAATGAAGACAAAGGAATTTTAGAGTTTCTGCGTCAAGCAGATCCGGTGAAAATTGCGGAAGTTCAGGAAACGCTGTTGTTGCCCGaagaaaaagggaaaatttccAACTGTTTTGCGCCTCACGCTGAGCCTTACGTTAACAATGAAACATTCAATACCGAATTGCCGATCGATCTGGTGAGGAAGGCTTGGAGCAATGAAATTGATATTCTACTCGGCGTTACTTCCGACGAAGGTCTTATGGTCTTGGAGTATTTGAACAAATCGCCAATGATGCTGAAAATGGTAAAGCTGGAAAATATGGTTCCGTCAGAGCTTTCAATACCTGACAATGAACCCATACGAGTTCTTTTGGCAGAAAAACTGAAACAAACTTACTATCCGCTGGGAACCGATCCTACTGAAGATTTTATGGCCTACGGTCAG ATGAGAGGCGAACAAACTCTTACCCACGGAATGCAACGGATCATACAGAGTCGTCAACACTCCGGCAAAGgtggaaaaacgttttactaTCGGTTTGTAGTCGATTCACCAACGCAAAATCATTATCGCAATGCGCACATCGGATTGGGTGTGAAGGGTGTGTGCCATGCCGACGAATTGAGCTATTTGTTTAAGCAAATTTACGTTGATGTACCCGGAAGCAACTCAATGGAATTCACCGCAATCACCAGATTT GTTTCAATGTTCACATCGTTTGCTGCTACCGGAAATCCGAACGACAACATTTTGAATGCAACTATGAACAAGGTGCAATGGCATCCAGTTGACACATTGGATCCACCGTTCAAATGTTTGAACATTGAAGCAGACGACGTAAAATTCGAAATGTTCCCGCATTCTGAGAGACTAAATGTGTGGGATTGGGTGTTTGGTGAGACCAAAACTCCACTTTattga
- the LOC119079830 gene encoding ketimine reductase mu-crystallin has product MFANIFHTEIQQRDSQPLYISENEVKKLLSWPLIFEACEQAIRSVSRSESSENQPSAIQPARQRINMNNDTVAVFSMLGVINNYQLPSVGGSKTFNTIGHKMVTSFPKNEQLEPPLPNILASIFLFDTETGRLRSIVEGTEITTWRTAACSLVATKYLYFNRIDDPTTTSVLTIVGCGVQGRIHAIGMCNTFNISTVHLWNRTKAKATILAAELEGVKSTFLNKNLKIFVHDAVDEWVAESDIIVTATSARTPFLSANILKPNVHINAVGAGINHHSELDGSVYGMSKIYVDSWAGAQSELKTLNYPIEGEVGEVINSVKQTPTQKWTIFQSLGMAVEDAAVAQLIVELYEKGKRTEQTVG; this is encoded by the exons atgttCGCAAATATATTCCATACGGAAATTCAACAACGAGACAGTCAACCATTGTACATCAGCGAGAACGAAGTGAAGAAACTGTTGTCATGGCCACTAATATTCGAGGCCTGCGAACAGGCTATACGTTCGGTCAGCAGAAGTGAATCAAGCGAAAATCAACCATCCGCTATTCAACCCGCTCGACAACGTATCAATATGAACAATGATACTG TTGCTGTCTTCTCAATGTTGGGCGTAATAAACAACTACCAGCTCCCATCAGTTGGAGGAAGTAAGACGTTCAACACAATCGGTCATAAGATGGTGACTTCCTTCCCGAAGAATGAACAGTTGGAGCCTCCTCTTCCTAACATTTTGGCGTCGATTTTCCTGTTCGACACTGAAACCGGTAGACTTCGAAGCATTGTCGAGGGCACTGAAATAACAACTTGGCGAACTGCTGCATGTTCCCTGGTCGCGACCAAATATCTTTACTTCAATCGAATTGATGATCCGACCACGACTTCGGTGTTGACCATCGTCGGTTGTGGTGTTCAG GGAAGAATTCATGCAATCGGAATGTGTAACACGTTCAACATATCAACCGTTCATCTATGGAACCGAACGAAAGCTAAGGCCACGATTTTGGCAGCTGAACTGGAAGGCGTCAAATCAAcgtttttgaacaaaaatttgaaaatatttgtacaCGATGCTGTTGATGAATGGGTTGCCGAGTCGGATATCATAGTCACCGCAACCAGTGCCAGGACCCCATTCTTATctgcaaatattttgaagCCTAACGTCCACATCAATG CGGTTGGAGCTGGTATCAATCATCATTCGGAACTTGACGGCAGCGTTTATGGAATGAGCAAAATTTATGTCGATAGCTGGGCGGGTGCTCAGTCTGAATTGAAAACCCTAAATTACCCAATCGAAGGTGAGGTTGGTGAGGTCATTAACAGCGTCAAGCAAACACCCACTCAAAAATGGACAATTTTCCAATCGCTCGGAATGGCTGTAGAAGATGCTGCAGTTGCACAGCTAATAGTGGAACTCTACGAAAAAGGAAAGAGGACAGAGCAAACGGTTGGATGA